Genomic segment of uncultured Desulfobacter sp.:
GACCTGATGGCGCGCCATCAGGTCCAGCAGCGCCGGAACCCCTTTGCGGGTGCCGCGCAGGGTATCCACATCTATCCTCAAGCCGACTCGGGTCATCATCCTTGGGTTTCCACGATAGCCACAGAGTCAAGGAAGTAATCCAAAGTCTCTGCCACGGATTGTTCAAAGGGGACCGTTGGGGTCCATCCCAGTATTTTTTGGGATAATCGAATGGATGGACGCCGATGCTGGACATCCTGGTAGCCGGCCCCATAATAGGTCCGGGCTTCGATGCATTCTGTGCCGCTGTCCGGCGGGAACTGGGACCTTTGCGGATGTGCAGCGAATTTTTCTCTAAGAATGTCAGCAAGGTCGGCCATGCTGTATTCATTATCCGGATTGCCGATATTGAAAATCCGGCCGTTGCATTGGCCGTCTTTATCTTCAATGATTTTAAACAGGCATTCCACTCCGTCCCTGTAATCGGTGAAGCAGCGTTTCTGTTGTCCCCCGTCCACCAGACGGATGGGGGAACCTTCCACCAGGTTTAAGATAAATTGAGTTATCACCCTGGAACTGCCGATTCTGGCAGATTTGAGAGAATCCAGTTTGGGACCGACCCAGTTAAAGGGCCGGAAAATGGTAAAGGGCAGCCCCTGGGTTTTTCCATAGGCCCAGATGACCCGGTCCAGCATCTGCTTGCTGCAGGAGTAGATCCAGCGCTGCTTATGGATGGGACCCAGGACAAAATTGGAATAATCCTCGTCAAATTCATCATCTGCGCACATGCCGTACACCTCTGAGGTGGAGGGAAAAATCAGCCGCTTCTTATATTTGACGCAGTACCGGACAATGCGCAGATTTTCCTCAAAATCCAGTTCAAAGACCCGCAGGGGGTTCCTGACATACTCGATGGGGGTTGCAATGGCCACCAGGGGCAGGACAATATCACACTTTCGAACGTGGTACTCAATCCACTCCCGCATGATGGAGATATCCCCCTCCGTGTAATGAAAATCCGGATGTGCCATCAGATCCCGGATGCAGTCCGACCTCAGATCCATGCCGTGGACCTCATAGCATCCGCTGTCCAGGAGCCGTTTGCTCAGATGGTTGCCGATAAAGCCGTTGACGCCGAGAATCAGGACATGCCGTTTGCGGCGTGGGCCGACTACTGACTCTGTTTTGCCGTCAAAAAGCATACCCGGCGCAAGCTTCATCTCCTGGGCAAGCTGTGTTCCTTTCATGTAGAGACCGTTTTCCTCCTGGCCATACCGCACCTCAACCGCATTGGTGCCGCAGGCAATACAAAAAGGATCTATGGAGAGGACGGTGCCCGGAAGCACATCCGGCGCCGATGGTGTCTCTACCACATCCCAGAAAAGGCATTTCCGGGTGCCCAGGAAGGAAAAGGCCCCGGGATAAGGACGGGTCACGGCCCGTACCAGGTTCCTGACATCATGGGCGCTGCGGGTCCAGTCGATCTGTCCGTCCTTGGGTTTTCGGCCTCCGAAATAGCAGGCGATGGCGTTGTCTTGGGGGATGCGCGGGGCGCTGTCTGCAAGAATGTCGGGCAAAAGCGCCGCCAGCAGGTCCCCGGCAGCGGTACCGATCTTATGATGCAGGGTCAGAGCCGTGTCCGTTTCATGGATAGGCACCTGTTTTTGTCCCACAATGTCCCCGTCATCAGGCCGGGGGGTCATGTGGTGAAGGGTGACACCGGTCTCGGTCTCCCCGTTGACCAGGACCCAGTTCACAGGACACCGGCCCCGGTAGCGGGGCAAAAGGGAGCCATGCAGATTCATGCATCCCCGGGAAGGAATGGCCAGGATTTCGGGGCCAACCATATGGCGATAGTAAAAGGAAAAAATCTGATCCGGGGCCATGGATCTGATTCGCTCAACCCAAAGGGGATGGTTGATATCTTCGGGGGCATAGACCGGAATACCGTTGGCTGCAGCCAGTTCGGCCACAGACTCGAACCAGACGGCTTCATGGGGATCATCTTCATGGGTAAAAACCGCCTGAATTTCGTATCCGTAGGCTAAAAGTGCCTTGATGCCAATACATCCAATATTGTGATAGGCCAGTACAATCGTCTTCATAATTACTCCTTGGTGTCAAGATCAGTCGGAGATCCACAGTTCGCACTGGTGATTTCCTGGATAAAAAAGCGGGGCCGTTCACGCACATCGTGATAGATCCGTCCGAGATACTCCCCGAGAAGCCCCATGCCGACAAACTGGGCGCCGATAAAAAAAAAGAGTATTGCAAACAGGGTGAATATGCCCTCGGCAGCCCACTGGGAACCCCAGGCGAACCGCAACACAATCAACAGCAGGCCGAAGCCGATGCCACCGGCCGCAATTACCGATCCGATCAGAGACAAAAGGCGCAGGGGATAGGTGGACATGGAGGTCAGCAGATCAAACTGAAGAGAAATCAGCTTTAAAAAGCTGTACTTGGATTCTCCGTTTTCCCGTGAGGCGTGATTGACAGGGATCTCAACGGTACTGCCGGCAAAACTGTTGGCCAGAATGGGAATAAAGGTGGAGCGTTCACGGCACTGGAGCATGGCCTGGACAATGGGCCTCCGATAGGCCCGGAGCATGCAGCCGTAATCAGTCATCATCACGCCGGTGGCCTGGCGGACAAGCCGGTTGATCACTGCGGACGCGCTGCGGCGGAACAGGGAGTCCTGCCGATGCTGACGCACCGTGCCGACGACGTCCACACCGCGGTCCATCTCAGCCACCAGCCTGGGGATCTCTTCGGGCGGGTTCTGGAGGTCCGCATCCATGGTCACCACAATGTTGCCGCGGCTCTGTTCCAGTCCGGCAAAAACCGCCGGGTGCTGGCCGTAATTGCGATTTAACAGAATCCCCACGATTTCCGGGTGCCGGTCGGCGGCTTGTCGAATTAGCTCCTGGGAACCGTCCCGGCTGCCGTCATCCACCAGGATGATTTCAAAGGGCCGTCCCAAAAACCTCAGGACCTTGAGGCAGCGGGCTGTCAGTGGCATGAGGTTTTCTTTTTCGTTATATACCGGAATGACAATGGAAATATCCGGTTCCTTCATGACAACACCTCCTTAATAGCATCCACAACGCTGTCCACATCCTCCGGGGTCATGTCCGGAAACAGGGGAAGAGAACAGATCCGGTCAGAATTCCACTGGGTATGGGGCAGTTGTTCAGCGGCAAAGGGCATGGTTTCCCGATAATATTTCTGGGTATGGGCGGCCTTAAAGTGGATACCGGTGCCGATGTTTCTGCGTTTCAGCTCATCCATAAAGGCTGCCCGGTCCATACGCGCTTCTTTGGTGTCCAGACGGACCACAAACAGGTGCCAGACATGGCGCATGGAATAGGAAGGCTCGGCCAGGGGCAAAATTTCATCCACCTGCGCCAGACGTTCCAGGTAGCGGCGGGCCAGCAGGCTCCTTTTTTCAATAAACCCTTCCAGCCTCTTCAGCTGGCCGATGCCCAGGACCGCGGCAATGTCAGTGAGGTTATACTTAAACCCGGGCGTCAGCACTTCGGCCTGGGGGGAGCGGCCCTGCATGGTCCTGTCATAGGCGTCCACCCCCAGGCCGTGGAATTTCAGCCGTCGAACCGCCGACAATAGTTCGGGATCATCCGAGCAGACCATGCCGCCTTCGCCGGATGTCATGTTTTTAATGGGATGAAAGGAAAAAATGGCCGTTCCCGTACACCCGATCCGCTCTCCCCGGTATTCAGTGCCTGCCGCATGGGCCGCATCTTCAACCAGAGGAATATTTTGTTCCCGGGCCAGGCGGCGTAAGGGTTCCATGTCTG
This window contains:
- the arnA gene encoding bifunctional UDP-4-amino-4-deoxy-L-arabinose formyltransferase/UDP-glucuronic acid oxidase ArnA — translated: MKTIVLAYHNIGCIGIKALLAYGYEIQAVFTHEDDPHEAVWFESVAELAAANGIPVYAPEDINHPLWVERIRSMAPDQIFSFYYRHMVGPEILAIPSRGCMNLHGSLLPRYRGRCPVNWVLVNGETETGVTLHHMTPRPDDGDIVGQKQVPIHETDTALTLHHKIGTAAGDLLAALLPDILADSAPRIPQDNAIACYFGGRKPKDGQIDWTRSAHDVRNLVRAVTRPYPGAFSFLGTRKCLFWDVVETPSAPDVLPGTVLSIDPFCIACGTNAVEVRYGQEENGLYMKGTQLAQEMKLAPGMLFDGKTESVVGPRRKRHVLILGVNGFIGNHLSKRLLDSGCYEVHGMDLRSDCIRDLMAHPDFHYTEGDISIMREWIEYHVRKCDIVLPLVAIATPIEYVRNPLRVFELDFEENLRIVRYCVKYKKRLIFPSTSEVYGMCADDEFDEDYSNFVLGPIHKQRWIYSCSKQMLDRVIWAYGKTQGLPFTIFRPFNWVGPKLDSLKSARIGSSRVITQFILNLVEGSPIRLVDGGQQKRCFTDYRDGVECLFKIIEDKDGQCNGRIFNIGNPDNEYSMADLADILREKFAAHPQRSQFPPDSGTECIEARTYYGAGYQDVQHRRPSIRLSQKILGWTPTVPFEQSVAETLDYFLDSVAIVETQG
- a CDS encoding glycosyltransferase → MKEPDISIVIPVYNEKENLMPLTARCLKVLRFLGRPFEIILVDDGSRDGSQELIRQAADRHPEIVGILLNRNYGQHPAVFAGLEQSRGNIVVTMDADLQNPPEEIPRLVAEMDRGVDVVGTVRQHRQDSLFRRSASAVINRLVRQATGVMMTDYGCMLRAYRRPIVQAMLQCRERSTFIPILANSFAGSTVEIPVNHASRENGESKYSFLKLISLQFDLLTSMSTYPLRLLSLIGSVIAAGGIGFGLLLIVLRFAWGSQWAAEGIFTLFAILFFFIGAQFVGMGLLGEYLGRIYHDVRERPRFFIQEITSANCGSPTDLDTKE
- a CDS encoding aminotransferase class I/II-fold pyridoxal phosphate-dependent enzyme — encoded protein: MRPEFLPFSRPSISESEIEAVADVLRSGWITTGPKAAEFEDAFSAYCHTEGGVALCSATGGMHLVLTALGIGPGDEVITPSMTWVSTVNLIKLAGAVPVFADTDRDTLMISAQTVEPLITERTKLIIPVHFAGAAADMEPLRRLAREQNIPLVEDAAHAAGTEYRGERIGCTGTAIFSFHPIKNMTSGEGGMVCSDDPELLSAVRRLKFHGLGVDAYDRTMQGRSPQAEVLTPGFKYNLTDIAAVLGIGQLKRLEGFIEKRSLLARRYLERLAQVDEILPLAEPSYSMRHVWHLFVVRLDTKEARMDRAAFMDELKRRNIGTGIHFKAAHTQKYYRETMPFAAEQLPHTQWNSDRICSLPLFPDMTPEDVDSVVDAIKEVLS